One window of Nymphaea colorata isolate Beijing-Zhang1983 chromosome 11, ASM883128v2, whole genome shotgun sequence genomic DNA carries:
- the LOC116264402 gene encoding gibberellin 2-beta-dioxygenase 1-like, whose translation MVVLSNPVLDHLPLTKNQKPTNSMSLPIIDLSMSDSNTMILKACEEFGFFRAINHGIPKELISRLEEETAKFFSLPLSEKEKAGPAKPFGYGNRRIGPNGDVGWLEYLLLQAHPQFISQFSLHVSKKTSSFCEAINAYTFAVRGLACQILEQIAEELKIEPRNTFSQYLMDKQSDSVFRLNHYPPCPALVDLKYKLIGFGEHTDPQILTVLRSNNTAGLEICLRDGSWLPVPPDPNSVIVNVGDAMQALTNGKFRSVKHRVVANSKKSRLSMIYFGAPSLTAKVAPLPLFLRGEKAIYQTFTWYEYKKAAYASRLSDNRLDLFRTEEKEAGDTA comes from the exons ATGGTGGTATTATCAAATCCGGTACTAGACCATCTGCCACTGACAAAGAACCAGAAGCCAACCAACTCTATGTCTCTCCCCATTATAGACCTCTCCATGTCAGATAGTAATACTATGATACTGAAGGCATGTGAAgaatttggtttcttcagagCCATCAACCATGGCATCCCGAAGGAGCTCATATCAAGGTTGGAGGAGGAAACAGCTAAGTTCTTTTCACTCCCCTTGTCCGAGAAGGAAAAAGCAGGCCCTGCTAAACCATTTGGTTATGGCAACAGAAGAATAGGGCCTAATGGGGACGTTGGCTGGCTTGAGTACCTTCTCTTGCAAGCCCATCCTCAATTCATTTCCCAGTTTTCGTTGCACGTTTCTAAGAAAACAAGTTCTTTCTG TGAGGCAATCAATGCATACACATTTGCAGTAAGGGGTTTGGCTTGTCAAATACTTGAACAGATAGCAgaggaattgaaaattgaaccAAGGAATACCTTCAGCCAGTACTTGATGGACAAACAGAGTGACTCTGTTTTCAGGCTGAATCATTACCCACCATGTCCAGCTTTGGTAGATCTGAAGTACAAGCTGATTGGTTTTGGGGAGCACACTGATCCACAGATACTAACAGTCTTGAGATCAAACAACACAGCTGGTCTAGAGATATGCTTGAGAGATGGCAGTTGGCTTCCTGTCCCTCCCGACCCTAATTCAGTTATCGTCAATGTTGGTGATGCCATGCAG GCTCTTACAAATGGAAAGTTCAGGAGCGTGAAGCACAGAGTTGTGGCTAATAGCAAGAAGTCTAGACTGTCGATGATTTATTTTGGCGCCCCCTCCCTGACTGCAAAGGTGGCACCATTGCCGTTGTTCTTAAGAGGAGAAAAGGCTATATATCAAACGTTTACTTGGTATGAATACAAGAAAGCTGCTTATGCATCAAGGTTATCAGACAATAGGCTTGATTTATTTAGAACAGAAGAGAAAGAAGCAGGTGACACAGCATAA
- the LOC116264403 gene encoding 50S ribosomal protein L12, chloroplastic-like: protein MAVSLSTNTFLSLSSPSSLNSRALSPSRRLGFGGGLPGSSITSRRSSGAITPVCAIALSEKIEKLGQEIKLLTLEEARSLSDYLQEELGVSPAAFAPAAVGVAPGAAGAAEAAPAVEEKTEFDVVIEDVPSNARIATIKVVRALTNLALKEAKDLIEGLPKKFREGISKEEAEDAKKKLEEVGAKVSIV from the coding sequence ATGGCGGTTTCGCTCTCTACAAACACTTTCCTCTCGCTCTCATCCCCATCTTCACTGAATTCCCGAGCACTTTCTCCCTCTCGGAGGCTTGGATTTGGAGGTGGTCTCCCCGGGTCCTCCATTACCAGTCGGCGGAGCTCTGGCGCCATTACTCCAGTTTGCGCAATCGCGCTCTCCGAGAAAATCGAGAAACTGGGCCAGGAGATCAAGCTTCTAACCCTGGAGGAGGCTCGGTCCCTGTCGGACTACCTGCAGGAGGAGCTCGGCGTCTCTCCCGCTGCTTTTGCTCCTGCTGCCGTCGGAGTTGCCCCTGGAGCGGCTGGGGCAGCGGAGGCGGCTCCTGCTGTCGAGGAGAAGACGGAGTTTGACGTGGTGATTGAGGACGTCCCGAGCAATGCTAGGATAGCAACGATTAAGGTGGTGAGGGCGCTAACGAACCTGGCGCTTAAGGAGGCCAAGGACCTCATTGAAGGACTACCGAAGAAATTTAGGGAAGGAATCTCGAAGGAGGAGGCCGAGGATGCAAAAAAGAAGCTTGAAGAGGTGGGGGCGAAAGTCTCCATTGTCTAG